Proteins co-encoded in one Paraburkholderia edwinii genomic window:
- the thiD gene encoding bifunctional hydroxymethylpyrimidine kinase/phosphomethylpyrimidine kinase: MTQAIPNVLTIAGSDSGGGAGIQADLKAFSALGAYGASVITALTAQNTRGVTAIHTPDPGFVTAQLDAVFDDIRIDAVKIGMLANAQIVRAVADALRRHRPSHVVLDTVMISKSNHALLAPDAVDAVRDDLLPLADLLTPNLPEAAALLGVPAAADESAMVSQGEALRALGARAVLMKGGHLAAADSPDWLIEAGGTLRVGGPRVPVKNTHGTGCTLSSAIAALLPQRRDLASAVVDAKQYLTGALEHSARLDVGHGVGPVHHFHQWW; the protein is encoded by the coding sequence ATGACTCAAGCCATTCCCAACGTCCTGACCATCGCCGGCTCCGATTCCGGCGGCGGCGCGGGCATCCAGGCCGACCTGAAGGCGTTTTCGGCGCTCGGCGCGTACGGCGCGAGCGTGATTACCGCACTGACCGCGCAGAATACGCGCGGCGTGACCGCGATTCACACACCCGACCCCGGTTTCGTCACGGCGCAGTTGGACGCTGTGTTCGACGATATCCGCATCGACGCGGTCAAGATCGGCATGCTCGCGAACGCGCAGATCGTGCGGGCGGTCGCCGATGCGCTGCGACGCCACCGTCCGTCGCATGTCGTGCTCGACACGGTGATGATTTCGAAGAGCAACCATGCGCTGCTCGCCCCCGACGCGGTCGACGCGGTGCGCGACGACCTGTTGCCGCTCGCCGATCTGCTGACGCCGAACCTGCCCGAAGCGGCGGCCCTGCTCGGTGTGCCGGCGGCTGCCGATGAAAGCGCGATGGTGAGCCAGGGCGAAGCGTTGCGTGCGCTCGGCGCGCGCGCGGTGCTGATGAAAGGCGGCCATCTCGCGGCCGCCGACAGCCCCGACTGGCTGATCGAAGCCGGCGGCACGCTGCGCGTCGGCGGGCCGCGCGTGCCTGTCAAAAATACGCATGGCACGGGGTGCACGCTGTCGTCGGCGATTGCGGCGTTATTGCCGCAGCGGCGCGATCTCGCGAGTGCGGTCGTCGATGCCAAACAGTATTTGACCGGGGCGCTCGAGCACAGTGCGCGGCTTGACGTCGGGCATGGCGTTGGGCCTGTGCATCATTTTCATCAGTGGTGGTGA
- a CDS encoding DUF1853 family protein has protein sequence MAADGPSAGLTPRDAARLEHLRDPAVRDLAWLLFSPDLLRAQPPAGMLAEPFESADEAAATLDWLVAEDARPDALHQHIAAAHVTRLGRYAECLLAWSLQHGPAARLVAANVALRRNGLTLGECDFLVQTQTSRRLHWELAVKCYLHAGESRAQLADYVGPNLQDRFDVKLRRLLDHQLPLSARAEFASLGHPGPWDAQMLIKGWLFYRDGGTPAEPAEIDPNHARGWWTTRADWPAFAAARGAAWAVLPRLQWLSRRRRSGDASAAGLFDIPALSAQLAQHIGPTMVAAFAADDKNGGWRETSRGFVVPDAWPALALAFARE, from the coding sequence ATGGCAGCCGACGGCCCATCAGCCGGATTAACGCCTCGCGATGCCGCGCGGCTCGAGCATCTGCGCGATCCGGCAGTGCGCGATCTGGCGTGGCTGCTGTTCAGTCCGGACCTGTTGCGCGCGCAACCGCCCGCCGGCATGCTGGCCGAGCCGTTCGAATCAGCCGACGAAGCGGCCGCGACCCTCGACTGGCTCGTCGCTGAAGATGCCCGTCCCGATGCGCTGCATCAGCACATTGCCGCCGCGCATGTGACGCGGCTTGGCCGCTACGCGGAGTGTCTGCTCGCGTGGTCCTTGCAGCACGGGCCGGCCGCGCGGCTCGTGGCCGCGAATGTCGCGTTGCGGCGCAACGGCCTGACGCTCGGCGAATGCGACTTCCTCGTTCAAACGCAGACGAGCCGGCGTCTGCATTGGGAACTCGCGGTCAAATGCTACCTGCATGCGGGTGAAAGTCGCGCACAGCTCGCCGACTATGTCGGTCCGAATCTGCAGGACCGCTTCGACGTGAAGCTGCGCCGCCTGCTCGATCATCAGCTGCCGTTGAGCGCGCGCGCCGAATTCGCGTCGCTCGGTCACCCCGGCCCGTGGGACGCGCAGATGTTGATCAAAGGGTGGTTGTTCTATCGCGATGGCGGCACGCCGGCCGAACCGGCCGAGATCGATCCGAACCACGCGCGGGGGTGGTGGACGACGCGCGCCGACTGGCCCGCGTTCGCCGCGGCGCGCGGCGCCGCGTGGGCGGTGCTGCCGCGTCTGCAATGGCTGTCGCGGCGTCGCCGCAGCGGTGATGCGTCTGCCGCGGGCCTGTTCGACATACCGGCCTTGAGCGCGCAACTCGCGCAGCATATCGGTCCGACGATGGTCGCGGCGTTTGCCGCCGATGACAAAAATGGTGGCTGGCGCGAGACGTCACGCGGTTTTGTCGTGCCGGATGCGTGGCCTGCGTTGGCGCTCGCATTTGCTCGCGAATAG
- a CDS encoding uracil-DNA glycosylase, producing MALHESALEELGLAPLWVRRGSANAQTALEEGVGGATADVALAQDAVPAQARANPSPDAARVERAPDAAVSVRGDARSSTGFEAGAEVRRSNAASSVADADAAAGARKLASPTERSMPRESASQSEPPDTGRRPVAARPEPAPAAAQPAPPDDDFAWFDELPAQPSPPSSSQPRARQPAPDDAAGFATDDLSTEPALPPVATLDWDALAARVAGCERCRLCEKRTQTVFGVGDRNADWMLIGEAPGENEDRQGEPFVGQAGKLLDNMLRSLTLARGENVYIANVLKCRPPGNRNPEPEEVARCEPYLQRQVALVKPKLIVALGRFAAQSLLKTDASISSLRGRVHTYEGVPVIVTYHPAYLLRSLHDKAKAWQDLCLARDTWRKAGASAGSAGERAAAPAADPAAD from the coding sequence ATGGCCTTGCATGAGTCCGCGCTGGAAGAACTGGGCCTCGCGCCGCTTTGGGTGAGGCGCGGCAGCGCGAATGCGCAGACGGCGCTCGAAGAAGGCGTGGGCGGCGCGACCGCGGATGTCGCGCTCGCGCAGGACGCGGTGCCGGCGCAGGCGCGGGCGAACCCTTCGCCCGATGCCGCGCGCGTTGAACGGGCGCCGGATGCTGCAGTATCGGTGCGCGGTGATGCGCGTTCCTCCACAGGCTTCGAAGCCGGCGCAGAGGTAAGGCGCTCGAACGCAGCTTCGTCTGTCGCAGACGCGGACGCGGCGGCTGGAGCGCGCAAGCTTGCGTCGCCCACGGAGCGCAGCATGCCGCGCGAATCCGCATCGCAAAGCGAACCACCGGACACCGGACGCAGGCCCGTTGCGGCACGCCCGGAGCCGGCCCCCGCCGCCGCTCAACCGGCACCGCCCGACGACGACTTCGCATGGTTCGACGAGCTTCCCGCGCAGCCGTCGCCGCCGTCGTCGTCACAGCCGCGCGCGCGTCAACCGGCGCCTGACGATGCAGCAGGCTTCGCCACAGACGATCTCTCGACCGAACCGGCGCTGCCGCCCGTCGCCACCCTCGACTGGGACGCGCTCGCCGCGCGCGTCGCCGGCTGCGAACGCTGCCGCCTCTGCGAGAAGCGCACGCAGACGGTATTCGGCGTCGGCGACCGCAACGCTGACTGGATGCTGATCGGCGAAGCGCCGGGTGAAAACGAGGACCGCCAGGGCGAGCCGTTCGTCGGCCAGGCCGGCAAGCTGCTCGACAACATGCTGCGTTCGCTGACGCTTGCGCGCGGCGAGAATGTCTATATCGCGAACGTGCTGAAATGCAGGCCGCCGGGTAACCGCAATCCGGAGCCTGAGGAGGTTGCACGCTGCGAGCCGTATCTGCAGCGCCAGGTTGCGCTCGTCAAACCGAAGCTGATCGTCGCGCTCGGCCGCTTCGCCGCGCAGAGCCTGTTGAAGACCGACGCGAGCATTTCGTCGCTGCGCGGACGCGTGCATACCTACGAAGGCGTGCCCGTGATCGTCACCTATCACCCCGCGTATCTGCTGCGCAGTCTGCACGACAAGGCGAAGGCGTGGCAGGACCTGTGTCTGGCGCGCGATACGTGGCGCAAGGCGGGCGCGAGCGCGGGTTCGGCGGGTGAACGCGCGGCCGCCCCTGCTGCTGACCCCGCGGCCGACTAA
- the rimI gene encoding ribosomal protein S18-alanine N-acetyltransferase, with protein MSGVLLADRYISPMTESDLDEVAIVERLAYEFPWSRGNFEDSLRNGYFGICLRHVTGTLIGYCVLMPVVDEMHLLNLCVAPPAQHAGAGLALLREAVRITHAERLAGLLLEVRPSNHRAIRLYERFGFASIGRRKNYYPARHRSREDAIVMRFSFEKEGVDGLA; from the coding sequence ATGAGCGGGGTGTTGCTCGCGGACCGCTATATATCGCCGATGACCGAGAGCGATCTCGATGAAGTCGCCATCGTCGAGCGGCTCGCCTACGAATTCCCGTGGTCGCGCGGCAACTTCGAAGACTCGCTGCGCAACGGCTACTTCGGCATTTGTCTGCGGCACGTAACGGGGACGCTGATCGGTTACTGCGTGCTGATGCCAGTCGTCGACGAGATGCATCTGCTGAATCTGTGCGTTGCGCCGCCGGCGCAACATGCGGGTGCCGGGCTCGCGCTGCTGCGCGAAGCGGTGCGCATCACGCATGCGGAAAGGCTCGCGGGACTGCTACTCGAAGTACGGCCCTCGAATCACCGCGCGATCCGCCTTTACGAGCGCTTCGGCTTCGCGTCGATCGGCCGTCGCAAGAACTACTATCCGGCGCGGCATCGCAGCCGGGAAGACGCAATCGTGATGCGATTTTCTTTTGAGAAGGAGGGCGTCGATGGCCTTGCATGA
- a CDS encoding acyl-CoA-binding protein has translation MSDVDTRFNQAVNDVKQLPERPGDLTLLRLYGLYKQATVGDAPDERPGFADIAGKFKHDAWAALKGLAPETARQEYIELVESLKSGGA, from the coding sequence ATGAGCGACGTCGACACACGCTTCAACCAGGCAGTCAACGACGTAAAGCAGTTGCCCGAACGACCCGGCGATCTCACGCTACTGCGCCTCTACGGACTCTACAAACAGGCAACCGTCGGCGACGCACCCGACGAACGGCCGGGCTTCGCTGATATCGCCGGCAAATTCAAACACGACGCATGGGCCGCATTGAAAGGTCTCGCGCCCGAGACTGCCAGACAGGAATATATCGAGCTCGTCGAATCGCTGAAAAGCGGCGGTGCCTAA
- a CDS encoding DEAD/DEAH box helicase, whose protein sequence is MTSSNTTSPLNAIADAVLGLDTPSTAEAPAARAEAPAVAANAGNAADAAGADQGPTFASLGLSEEILSAVLAAGYTAPTPVQQRAIPAGIAGRDLLVSSPTGSGKTAAFMLPAIERFAQLQKTQAQQPRAAGDARDPRGADRRVRRPQPVARPGLLVLTPTRELAMQVTTAASTYGKHLRRLRTVSILGGVAYGQQLMLLAKNPEILVATPGRLLDHLERGRIDLSELQMLVLDEADRMLDMGFIDDIETIVAATPASRQTMLFSATLDGKIGSLTSRLLKDPERIEITQRIEQRANIAQTVHYVDDRDHKDRLLDHLLRDEGLDQAIVFTATKSDADQLAGRLADAGFQSAALHGDLPQGARNRTIRALRERRVRVLVATDVAARGIDIPGITHVFNYDLPKFAEDYVHRIGRTGRAGRSGIAVSLVHHAEQGALKRIERFVRAPLPVNVIAGFEPRRAPPAGGRGGFGGGRGRPGGNSGGRRFGGKPGGSGGYGGSREGGGYGGNGGGNGGGNGGGRGWSGKSSGGSRDGYGASRGEGGGSYAGSRDGGYGARRSDGPRNPRRGS, encoded by the coding sequence ATGACTTCGAGCAACACCACCAGCCCGTTGAACGCAATCGCCGACGCCGTCCTCGGTCTTGACACGCCCTCCACCGCCGAAGCACCGGCGGCGCGTGCCGAGGCACCGGCCGTCGCAGCGAATGCGGGCAATGCAGCGGACGCAGCCGGCGCCGATCAAGGCCCGACCTTCGCGTCGCTCGGGCTTTCCGAGGAGATTCTTTCCGCAGTGCTCGCGGCCGGGTACACGGCGCCGACACCGGTCCAGCAACGCGCGATTCCGGCAGGCATCGCCGGGCGCGATCTGCTCGTCTCGAGCCCGACCGGTTCGGGCAAGACGGCCGCCTTCATGCTGCCGGCCATCGAGCGCTTCGCCCAGTTGCAAAAAACCCAGGCCCAGCAACCTCGTGCAGCGGGCGATGCGCGCGACCCGCGCGGCGCCGATCGCCGCGTGCGCCGTCCGCAACCGGTCGCACGCCCGGGCCTGCTCGTGCTCACGCCGACGCGTGAACTCGCCATGCAGGTCACTACGGCCGCGTCGACGTACGGCAAGCACCTGCGCCGGCTGCGCACGGTCAGCATTCTCGGCGGCGTCGCCTACGGCCAGCAGTTGATGCTGCTTGCCAAGAACCCCGAAATTCTCGTCGCGACGCCGGGCCGTCTGCTCGACCATCTGGAGCGCGGCCGTATCGATCTGTCGGAACTGCAGATGCTCGTGCTCGACGAAGCCGATCGGATGCTCGACATGGGCTTTATCGACGACATCGAAACGATCGTCGCCGCAACGCCCGCTTCGCGCCAGACCATGCTTTTCTCCGCGACGCTCGACGGCAAGATCGGCTCGCTGACGAGCCGTCTGCTGAAGGATCCCGAGCGCATCGAAATCACGCAGCGTATCGAGCAGCGCGCCAATATCGCGCAAACCGTGCATTACGTGGACGACCGCGACCACAAGGACCGCCTGCTCGACCATCTGTTGCGCGACGAGGGCCTCGATCAGGCCATCGTCTTTACCGCAACGAAGAGCGACGCGGACCAACTCGCCGGCCGTCTTGCCGACGCGGGCTTCCAGTCGGCCGCGCTGCACGGCGACCTGCCGCAAGGCGCACGTAACCGCACGATCCGAGCGCTGCGCGAGCGCCGCGTGCGCGTGCTCGTCGCTACCGACGTCGCGGCGCGCGGCATCGATATCCCCGGCATCACGCACGTGTTCAACTACGATCTGCCGAAGTTCGCCGAAGACTACGTGCACCGTATCGGTCGTACGGGCCGCGCCGGTCGCTCGGGTATCGCAGTGAGCCTCGTGCATCACGCCGAGCAAGGCGCATTGAAGCGCATCGAGCGTTTTGTGCGCGCGCCGCTGCCCGTCAACGTCATCGCAGGCTTCGAGCCGCGCAGGGCGCCGCCGGCCGGTGGCCGCGGCGGTTTCGGCGGCGGCCGTGGCCGTCCGGGCGGCAACAGTGGCGGCCGGCGCTTCGGCGGCAAGCCGGGCGGCAGCGGCGGCTACGGCGGTTCGCGTGAAGGCGGCGGCTATGGCGGCAACGGCGGTGGTAACGGCGGCGGCAATGGTGGCGGCCGCGGATGGAGCGGCAAGTCGTCGGGCGGTAGCCGCGACGGTTACGGCGCATCGCGCGGCGAAGGCGGCGGCAGCTACGCCGGTTCGCGCGACGGCGGCTACGGCGCACGCCGCAGTGACGGTCCGCGCAATCCGCGTCGCGGCAGCTAA
- the aceA gene encoding isocitrate lyase, producing MSREQQVQQLQQQWNTDSRWKGIKRSYTAEDVVRLRGSVAVEHTLAKRGAEKLWAAMESEPFVNALGALTGNQAMQQVKAGLKAIYLSGWQVAGDANVAGEMYPDQSLYPANSVPLVVKRINNTLTRADQIQWSEGKNPGDEGYLDYFAPIVADAEAGFGGVLNAFELMKAMIEAGAAGVHFEDQLASVKKCGHMGGKVLVPTRENVAKLTAARLAADICGTPTVLLARTDAEAADLITSDIDENDKPFLTGERTVEGFYRTKPGLAQAVSRGLAYAPYADLIWCETGKPDLEFAKKFAEAIHKQFPDKMLSYNCSPSFNWKKNLDDATIAKFQKELGAMGYKFQFITLAGFHALNYSMFHLAHGYARTQMSAFVEMQQAEFAAAEQGFTAVKHQREVGTGYFDAVTQTVEREASTTALHGSTEDEQFFEKPVTLDKKVA from the coding sequence ATGTCACGTGAACAACAGGTTCAACAGCTGCAGCAGCAATGGAACACCGATTCACGCTGGAAAGGCATCAAGCGCAGCTACACGGCCGAGGATGTCGTGCGGCTGCGCGGTTCGGTCGCGGTCGAGCACACGCTCGCGAAGCGCGGCGCTGAAAAACTCTGGGCGGCGATGGAATCGGAGCCGTTCGTCAACGCGCTCGGCGCACTGACCGGCAACCAGGCGATGCAGCAGGTCAAGGCCGGCCTCAAGGCGATCTACCTGTCGGGCTGGCAGGTCGCGGGCGATGCGAACGTCGCCGGCGAAATGTATCCGGACCAGTCGTTGTACCCGGCCAACTCGGTGCCGCTCGTCGTCAAGCGCATCAACAACACGCTGACGCGCGCCGATCAGATCCAGTGGTCGGAAGGCAAGAACCCCGGCGACGAAGGCTATCTCGACTACTTTGCGCCGATCGTCGCCGATGCCGAAGCGGGTTTTGGCGGCGTGCTGAACGCGTTCGAACTGATGAAGGCGATGATCGAAGCGGGCGCGGCCGGCGTGCACTTCGAAGACCAGCTCGCCTCGGTGAAGAAATGCGGCCATATGGGCGGCAAGGTGCTCGTGCCGACGCGCGAAAACGTCGCCAAGCTGACCGCCGCGCGCCTCGCGGCGGACATCTGCGGCACGCCGACCGTGCTGCTCGCGCGCACCGACGCGGAAGCCGCGGACCTGATCACCTCCGACATCGACGAAAACGACAAGCCGTTCCTGACCGGCGAGCGCACCGTCGAAGGCTTTTACCGCACCAAGCCGGGCCTCGCGCAAGCGGTGTCACGCGGCCTTGCGTATGCACCGTATGCCGATCTGATCTGGTGCGAGACCGGCAAGCCCGACCTCGAGTTCGCGAAGAAATTCGCCGAAGCAATTCACAAGCAGTTCCCGGACAAGATGCTGTCGTATAACTGTTCGCCGTCGTTCAACTGGAAGAAGAACCTCGACGACGCGACGATCGCGAAGTTCCAGAAGGAACTCGGCGCAATGGGCTACAAGTTCCAGTTCATCACGCTGGCGGGCTTCCATGCGCTCAACTACTCGATGTTCCATCTCGCGCACGGTTATGCGCGCACGCAGATGAGCGCGTTCGTCGAAATGCAGCAGGCTGAATTTGCGGCCGCGGAACAGGGCTTTACCGCCGTCAAGCATCAGCGCGAAGTCGGCACCGGCTACTTCGACGCGGTCACGCAAACGGTCGAGCGCGAAGCATCGACGACCGCACTGCACGGATCGACAGAAGACGAGCAGTTCTTCGAGAAGCCGGTCACGCTCGACAAGAAGGTCGCTTAA
- a CDS encoding universal stress protein, with translation MFKHILVPTDGSELSKKAIDGAIDLAQAVGARVTAYACLPQYPYSPFSEVVVEPPVEFQDRSEREARDHLREVEEAARGAGVACTSHTSVHPSPYLGIIEAAEQGGCDVIFMASHGRRGLGSLLIGSETQRVLTHTKIPVIVYR, from the coding sequence ATGTTCAAACATATCCTCGTACCGACCGATGGCTCGGAGCTGTCGAAGAAAGCGATCGACGGTGCGATCGATCTTGCGCAAGCGGTTGGCGCGCGCGTCACGGCGTATGCGTGTCTGCCGCAATATCCGTACTCGCCGTTTTCCGAAGTGGTGGTCGAGCCGCCGGTCGAGTTCCAGGACCGCAGCGAGCGCGAGGCGCGCGATCATCTGCGCGAAGTCGAAGAGGCGGCGCGCGGGGCGGGCGTCGCGTGCACGAGCCACACCAGCGTGCATCCGTCGCCGTACCTCGGCATTATCGAAGCGGCTGAGCAGGGCGGCTGCGATGTGATCTTCATGGCGTCGCATGGGCGGCGCGGCCTCGGAAGTTTGCTGATCGGCAGCGAGACGCAACGCGTGCTCACGCATACGAAGATTCCGGTGATCGTTTATCGGTGA
- a CDS encoding LysR family transcriptional regulator, whose translation MDRFKQIETFATVAARGSLSAAAQAEGVAPAIIGRRIDALEERLGVKLFVRTTRRITLTFEGSAFLEDCQRILNDMNNAEASVSAGGIKASGHLRVSAPAGFGRRHVAPLVAAFTAAHPDVTVTLDLSDRLVDLVNEGFDCAVRLGELPDSSLVSLRLGENRRVCVAAPLYLAKRGTPQTLADLAQHNCLALAASANQQRGWMFEHDGEIATIKVSGTMECSDGAVLHEWCLAGYGLAWRSWWEVGADLAAGRLVTVLDAFAAPPIGIHAMFAQRRHLPLRVRLFLDFLKETYAEPDYWQ comes from the coding sequence ATGGACCGTTTCAAGCAGATCGAAACCTTCGCCACCGTCGCCGCGCGCGGCAGTCTGTCGGCGGCCGCGCAGGCCGAAGGCGTGGCGCCCGCGATCATCGGCCGCCGCATTGACGCGCTCGAGGAGCGACTCGGCGTCAAGCTCTTCGTGCGCACGACGCGCCGCATCACGCTGACCTTCGAAGGCTCGGCGTTTCTCGAAGACTGTCAACGCATCCTCAATGACATGAACAACGCGGAAGCGAGCGTGTCGGCGGGCGGCATCAAAGCGAGCGGCCATCTGCGCGTCTCGGCGCCGGCGGGCTTCGGACGGCGGCACGTCGCGCCGCTCGTCGCCGCCTTCACGGCCGCGCATCCCGATGTCACCGTCACGCTCGATCTGTCCGACCGGCTTGTCGACCTCGTCAACGAAGGGTTCGACTGCGCGGTGCGTCTCGGCGAGTTGCCCGATTCGTCGTTGGTCTCGCTGCGCCTTGGCGAGAACCGGCGCGTGTGCGTCGCGGCGCCGTTGTATCTGGCGAAGCGCGGCACGCCGCAGACGCTTGCCGATCTCGCGCAGCACAACTGTCTCGCGCTCGCGGCGAGCGCGAATCAGCAGCGCGGCTGGATGTTCGAGCACGACGGCGAGATCGCCACGATCAAGGTATCGGGCACGATGGAGTGTTCGGACGGCGCTGTGCTGCACGAGTGGTGTCTCGCCGGCTATGGGCTCGCGTGGCGTTCGTGGTGGGAAGTCGGCGCCGATCTCGCGGCGGGGCGTCTCGTCACCGTGCTCGATGCATTCGCCGCGCCGCCGATCGGCATCCACGCGATGTTCGCGCAGCGCCGCCATCTGCCGCTGCGCGTGCGGCTCTTTCTCGACTTTCTTAAGGAGACCTACGCCGAGCCCGACTACTGGCAATGA
- the aceB gene encoding malate synthase A, giving the protein MANPLPLPQGMTITGEIKPGFETILTREALDLVAQLHRAFEPRRRELLKVRAERVKRLDAGERPDFLAQTKSIRDADWTIAPLPKDLECRRVEITGPVERKMVINALNSGADSYMTDFEDSNAPSWDNQITGHINLKDAVRRTISLEQNGKTYRLNDKIATLIVRPRGWHLEEKHVTVDGERVSGGIFDFALFLFHNAKELLARGSGPYFYLPKLESHLEARLWNDIFIAAQEAVGVPRGSIRATVLVETILAAFEMDEILYELREHSSGLNAGRWDYIFSAIKKFKNDQDFCLADRAQITMNVPFMRAYALELLKTCHRRNAPAIGGMSALIPIKSDVAANEKAMAGVRADKARDATDGYDGGWVAHPGLVPIAMEEFVKVLGDRPNQIGKQRPDVNVTATDLLDFRPEAPITEAGLRNNINVGIHYLGSWLGGNGCVPIHNLMEDAATAEISRSQVWQWIRSSKGTLDDGRKVTAELVRELTTQELEKVRQTVGGDTKTYDRAAQIFGEMSTSANFTEFLTLPLYEEI; this is encoded by the coding sequence ATGGCGAACCCGCTGCCGCTCCCGCAGGGGATGACTATCACCGGTGAAATCAAGCCGGGTTTCGAAACGATTCTGACGCGCGAGGCGCTCGATCTCGTTGCGCAGTTGCATCGTGCGTTCGAGCCGCGCCGCCGCGAACTGCTGAAGGTGCGTGCCGAACGCGTCAAACGGCTCGACGCCGGCGAACGGCCCGACTTCCTTGCGCAAACGAAGTCGATTCGCGACGCGGACTGGACGATCGCGCCGCTGCCGAAAGATCTCGAATGCCGGCGCGTCGAGATCACGGGGCCCGTCGAACGCAAGATGGTCATCAACGCGCTGAATTCCGGCGCGGACTCGTACATGACCGACTTCGAAGATTCGAACGCGCCGAGCTGGGACAACCAGATCACCGGACACATCAATCTGAAGGACGCGGTGCGCCGCACGATTTCGCTCGAGCAGAACGGCAAGACGTATCGGCTCAACGACAAGATCGCGACTTTGATCGTGCGTCCGCGCGGCTGGCATCTGGAAGAGAAGCACGTGACGGTCGACGGCGAGCGCGTGTCGGGCGGCATCTTCGACTTCGCGCTGTTCCTGTTTCATAACGCGAAGGAATTGCTCGCGCGCGGCAGCGGCCCGTATTTCTATCTGCCGAAGCTCGAAAGCCATCTCGAGGCGCGGCTCTGGAACGATATCTTTATCGCCGCGCAGGAAGCGGTCGGCGTGCCGCGCGGCTCGATTCGCGCGACCGTGCTCGTCGAAACGATTCTTGCCGCGTTCGAAATGGACGAAATCCTGTATGAGCTACGCGAGCACAGCTCGGGCCTCAACGCGGGCCGCTGGGACTACATTTTTTCGGCGATCAAGAAGTTTAAAAACGATCAGGACTTCTGCCTTGCCGACCGCGCGCAGATCACGATGAACGTGCCGTTTATGCGCGCCTATGCGCTCGAACTGCTGAAGACGTGTCACCGTCGCAATGCGCCGGCGATCGGCGGCATGAGCGCGCTGATTCCGATCAAAAGCGACGTGGCCGCCAACGAAAAAGCGATGGCCGGTGTGCGCGCGGACAAGGCGCGCGACGCCACCGACGGCTACGACGGCGGCTGGGTCGCGCATCCGGGGCTCGTGCCGATCGCGATGGAAGAGTTCGTCAAGGTGCTCGGCGACCGGCCGAACCAGATCGGCAAACAGCGCCCGGACGTCAACGTGACGGCAACCGACCTGCTCGACTTCCGCCCCGAAGCGCCGATTACCGAAGCAGGCTTGCGCAACAACATCAATGTCGGCATTCACTACCTCGGCTCGTGGCTCGGGGGAAATGGCTGCGTGCCGATTCACAATCTGATGGAAGACGCGGCCACTGCCGAGATCTCGCGCTCGCAGGTGTGGCAGTGGATCCGCTCGTCGAAGGGCACGCTCGACGACGGACGCAAGGTGACCGCGGAACTCGTGCGGGAGTTGACGACGCAGGAACTGGAGAAGGTCAGGCAGACGGTCGGCGGCGACACGAAGACGTACGATCGCGCGGCGCAGATTTTTGGCGAGATGTCGACGTCGGCGAATTTCACCGAGTTTCTGACGTTGCCGCTGTATGAGGAGATTTGA
- a CDS encoding gamma-glutamylcyclotransferase family protein — protein sequence MRYVFVYGTLRAGEVNDIGKAAASSALAMPILVGEASVRGRLFDFGNYPGLVPDDDGVHVKGDVYQIDDRLVSVLDEIEQVYPGETGLFMAHEVTIDVNGAALPCLYYPVQRHAVEGLPEIGSGDWVAYRRTRR from the coding sequence ATGCGATACGTGTTCGTGTACGGCACTTTGCGCGCCGGTGAAGTGAACGATATCGGCAAGGCTGCTGCGAGCAGCGCGCTGGCGATGCCGATTCTGGTCGGCGAGGCATCGGTGCGCGGCCGGCTGTTCGACTTCGGCAATTATCCGGGCCTCGTGCCCGACGACGACGGCGTTCACGTGAAGGGCGACGTCTATCAGATCGACGATCGTCTTGTTTCCGTGCTCGACGAAATCGAGCAGGTCTATCCGGGCGAGACGGGCCTCTTCATGGCCCACGAGGTCACGATCGACGTCAACGGCGCCGCGCTGCCTTGCCTCTACTATCCGGTGCAACGGCACGCCGTGGAAGGGCTGCCGGAAATCGGTTCGGGCGATTGGGTCGCGTACCGGCGCACGCGTCGATGA